The segment TTCCGGCATGGTCGATCTGGTCAAGCGCGAGCTCTCCGACATCCGCTTCAGCCACGCCGAGACCAACCGCAGCACCCAGGATTCGCTGGAAGCCGTGCACAATACGCTCGGCCATGTCGTCGATCGCCTCGCAATGATCGAGGGCGATCTGCGCGCGGTGCACAGCGCGCCGCCGGCCCCTGCGCCGCAGCCGACGCCTGCGCCGATACCGATGGCTGCGCCGATGCCGATGGCTGCCGCTCCGATCGAGCCGGCGCCGATGGCGCGCGAGCAATGGCCGCAGCCACAGCAGCCGAAATACGATCCCAAGCCCGAGCTGCCGAATCCCGCCGCTGCACAACCGGCCCACTCCGCGTTCGTCGCGGCGCCGCGCGAATTCCATGCCGCCGCGCCTGCCGCGCCGCCGCCGGTGCCGATGGCGCCGGTGCCGCCGCGCGCGATCAGCGAAATCCTGGAGCCGCATACCGCGCCCGCCCGCGCGGCGATCGCGCCGGAATTGCCGCCGGATCATCCGCTGGAGCCGGGCACGCGCCCGAACGGACGCCCCGCCACGCCGTCGGAGCGCATTGCCGCGTCGGAAAGCGCGATCAGCGAAATTCCGGCCGCTGCGCCGAAAGAGCCGGTGTCGTCATCGAGCTTCATCGCCGCCGCACGGCGAGCTGCGCAGGCTGCCGCCGCGCAGCCGCCCGAAAAACCCGCCCGCGGCGTCAAGGCCGCGATCGCGGCGCGCGTCAAGGACAAGGGCCAAGGCAAGGTTCAAGGCAAGGTTCAAGGCCAGGAAGGTGGCTCGACCATCACCTCAAAAATCCGCTCGCTGCTGGTCGGCGCGAGCGTGGTCGTGATCGTGCTCGGCACCTTCAAGATGGCGATGAACCTGCTCGAGGGCGGCAGCGCGCCGCCGCAGGCGATGGAGAATTCGTCGAGCGCGCCCGCGCCGCAGGCTCCGCCGGTCGAGACCAAGCCGGCCGCGCCCGAGCAGGTGACGCCGTCGATGACCTCGCCGACGCCGATCGGCAAGCAGTCGCTGAACAATGCGGCGCCGGTGCCGGCCGCCAATTCGGGCAGTTCGGCCTCGGTCGAAATCCCGCCCGCTCCCGCCGTGGCGCCAGCGGCGACCAGCGACGTGACCGGCGCGCTGTCCGGCACGAGCCGCGCGCGGCTCAGCCTGGTCCAGGTGCCGCCGAGCGAAAAGCTGCCTGACGGCATCGGCGGCCCGGTGCTCCGTACGGCCGCCTTGAAGGGCGATGCGACGGCGGCCTACGAGATCGGCGTGCGCTTTGCCGAGGGCAAGGGCGTGGTGTCGAACTACGACGAAGCCGCAAAATGGTACGACCGCGCGGCACAGGCCGGCGTGGTGCCCGCAACCTTCCGGCTCGGCACGCTCTACGAAAAGGGTCTTGGCGTGAAGAAGGACGCCGACATCGCCCGCCGCTACTACACGCAAGCCGCCGAGCGCGGCAACGCCAAGGCGATGCACAATCTGGCGGTGCTCGACGCCGACGGCGGCGGACGCGGCGCCAACTACAAGAGCGCGGCGCAGTGGTTCCGCAAAGCCGCCGATCGCGGCGTTGCCGACAGCCAGTTCAACCTCGGCATCCTCTATGCCCGCGGCATCGGCGTCGAGCAGAACCTCGCCGAGTCCTACAAATGGTTCAGCCTCGCAGCCGCCCAGGGCGATGCGGATGCGGCCGGCAAGCGCGACGATGTCGCAAAACGCCTCGACCCGCAGTCGCTCGCCGCCGCCAAGCTCGCGATCCAGACCTTCAGCGCCGAGCCGCAGCCTGATGATGCCGTCAACGTCGCCGCGCCCGCCGGTGGCTGGGACGGTGGTTCGCAGGCCGCCGGAAAGCCCACGCCGAAGCCGGTCGCGACCAAGAAGTCGGCGTCGGCCGCGCGTTAGGCGCGGTCTCGCTCAGCTCACCTCGAACTACAGACCAGAGTCGTCCCGGCGAAGGCCAGGACCCATACCGCGTGATCCAACGAGTGTGGGCGGTAGGAGTACCGAACGACTGATCTTCGCCAAACTTCTCTCTGGGGTTATGGGTCCCGGCCTTCGCCGGGACGACATCGAGGCTACGGCGCCTCGATCACCGTCGGCACGCCGGGCTCCAGCAACCGCAGCCGCGGGCCGAAACCCAGCACGTCGAACGTCTTGCGCAGGTCTTCACTGTTCTGGCGGAAATGCGCCCAGCCTTCGGTGTGCACGGGCACGATCATCGCATCGGGAAAGGCGCGCGCGGTCTCGATGGTGTCGTTGGTGTCCATGGTGAGATGGAACGGCCCGCGCGTTTGCGCGGCGCCCGCAAACGGCATCACCACGCCGCATTTGAAGCGGCGCGCGACTTCGGCGACGCCGTCGAACCAGGTGGTGTCGCCGCTGATATAGATCGGGCTTGTATCCTTTCGGCTCGACGCCACCACGAAGCCGATGACGTCGCCGGACAGCGGCTCGATCCCGGCCGGGCCGTGGCGTGCCGGTGTCGCGGTGATCGTCAGCACATTGCCGTCGCGATCCCTGAGATGCGCGGTACCCCAGGGCGCAAGGCCCTCGACATGGCCACCGAGGCGCTTGGCGCCCGCCTCCGTCGTCAGCACCCGCTTTGCGTGCTTCAGGGATTCTCGGCCGGAATTGTCGAGATTATCCGAATGCTGGTCGTGGCTGAGTAGCACGGCATCGATCGGGCCGACCGCATCGGCCTTCATCGCCGGCCCGATGGTTTTCTCCAGCCTCACATGCGGCAGCTGATAGGCGCCGGGCGCATCGAAGGTCGGATCGGTGAGCAGGCGAAAACCGTCGATCTCGATCAGCGCGGTGGGGCCGCCGATCAGGGTGATGGAGATGGGCATGCGGAACTCCTGTTACGAGACCGACTTTGCAGGACGCGTCACCAGATAAATGCCGAGCGCGACCGGAACGATCCCGAGCAGATCGCGCGCCTCGACATGCTCGCCGAGCACGAGATACGCGAACAGCATGCCGAGCGGGGGCATCAGGAAATGATAGGCGCTGGCGGCGGTCGCGCCACACACTTTCAGGAGATGAAACCAGATCCAGTAAGCGAGGATCGAGCCGCCGAGCACGAGGAAGGCGACGGCGCCGATCAGGCTCGGCGTGACGTCGATGGCATGAACATCGGCGAAGGTCAGCGCGACCGGCGTCAGCACGATGCCGGCGGCGAGATTCTGCACGCCATTGCCGATCCACAGCGAGCCCTTCGGCGCGAGCAGCTTGAACAGGATGGTGCCGGCGACGATCGAGGCCAGCGAAGCCAGCGTGAAGACGATGCCGTGCAGGCTATCGGTGCCGACCGACAGGCGATGCCAGACGATTAGCGTCACGCCGATCATGCCGAGCAACAGGCCGGCCGCCTTGCGCCAAGTCATGCCCTCGCCGAGCAACAGCGCCGCGAGCGCTGCCGTGAAAACCGGATTGGCCGACACGATCAATCCGCCGAGGCCGGCGGAGACCGATTGCAGGCCGGTATAGCCGAGCCCGAGATAGAGCGCGTTGTTGGCAATGCCGAGCACGGCAAAGATCAGGGCATCGCGCCATGACAGCGACCAGTCGTCGCCGCGGATCAGTGTAGCGCCCAGGATCAGGATGCCGGCGAGCGAGAAGCGCGCGGCGAGCAGGATCAGCGGCGGGCAATGGGTGACGCCGATCTTGCCCGCGACGAAGGCGTAGCTCCAGAGCAGGCAGAACACGCCGATCGCAAAGGGCAGCGTATTGACGCGGCTGGGGGCCGCGGGAAGCGAGGTGGCGAGGGACATGGGGGCATTCTCCTAGGCCCTCGATCTAGGGAGGCCGCTTGCCATTTGGAAATTAAATGATTAACTGCCGATCAGTGGATTTATGAATGGAGGCGCCCGTGCTCGATCTGGAGCTTTTGCGCAGCTTCGTCTCGGTGGTCGAGGCCGGCGGCTTCACCCGCGCCGCCGAGCGCGTCCACCGCACGCAATCGACCGTGAGCCAGCAGATCAAGCGGCTGGAGGAGGATGTCGGCCAGGTGCTCTTGCACCGCGACGGCAAGGACGTGCGCCCGACAGAGGCCGGCGAACGGCTGCTCTCCTACGCGCGGCGGCTGCTGTCGCTTGCCGAGGAGGCGCGCGACGTGCTGCGCGAGCCCGACGGCGAAGGCGCGATCCGGCTCGGCATTCCCGAGGATTTTGCCGCCTATCGGCTGGCAAAACTGCTGGGCGCGTTCTCGCGCTCGCATCCGGGCCTGCGGCTCGACGTGCGCGCCGACCAGAGCAAGAACCTCGCCCGCGACCTCGAACGCGGCGAGCTCGATATGGCGCTCTACAAGCGCGAGGCCGGCGAGAAGGGCGCCATCGCGGTGTGGCCGGAGCGGGTGCACTGGGTCACCAGCAAAGCCCATCCGATCGACGTCGACGTGGCCTCGGTGCCGCTGATCGGCTTTCCGGTCGGCTGCCTCTATCGTGCCGGCGCCATCCATGCGCTGGAGAGCGCCGGCCGGCCCTGGCACATGTCCTATTCGTCATCGAGCCTTGCCGGCATCCAGGCCGCGGTCGCGGCCGGCATGGGCTTGAGCATTCTCTCGGAAATGTCGATCCAGGGAGATCATCGCGTGCTGACGGCGAAGGACGGCTTTGCGCCCATCAACCGGACGGAAGTCGCGCTGATGGCCGCGCCCGGCGCGAGTTCCGCAACGCTGCGACTCGCGGACCGGCTGGCGGAATTTTGCGAGACCGTGCAGGCGAAGGCGGCTTGAGCTTGCGGGATGTGTAGGGTGGGTTAGCCCCGAGGATTGCGCGAAGCGCAATCCTCTCGGCGTAACCCACCATGCTTCCGCAAATGCGGGACGAAGTTGGTGGGTTACGCCTTCGGCTAACCCACCCTACGAAGCACGCATCTCAATAACACCGCGACGCGGCAATCGCGTGGACACGGCGGTCGCCGAGCAAGTGCGCGACAAAGCCGTTCTTCGGGAAGATCTTTGCAAACGCCGCATCACGGATGCTGAGGCCGCCGGCATAGGCGCCGAAGGCGGGCATGACGGCGCGCATCCCGTCTGACGCAAAACAACGCCGCTCCATCGAACGGCCGCGCGCGGAGATTCGGGCCTTGGGATGCAGATGTCCGGCGATCTCGCCATGCGCGCCGGTTGGCTCGTGGCGGAAAGTGATCGGGCCGATCGCGACCTCGTCCGCAACGGTGCCGCCGAGATCGCGTGGCAGCATCGGATCGTGATTGCCGGAGATCCAGATCCAGTCGCGGCCCACCTGGAGCGCGGCGACGGCGTCGCGATCCTCGACTGACAGGCGCTCATGCGCAGTGCGATCGTGAAAACTGTCGCCGAGCGCGATGACGATTCGGGGATCATGGCGGGAGATGACAGCAGCGAGACGGCCGAGCGTCGCGATGGTATCGTAGGGCGGCAGCAGCACGCCGCGGGTGGCGAAGCTCGAGCCTTTTTCGAGATGCAGGTCGGAGACGACGAGCAGGCGCTGCTCGTCCCAGAACAAGGCGCCCGAGAGATCGGCCGCGAAGGTCACGTCGCTGATGGTGACCCTGGAAACGCGCATGTCCTCGACATCTCCTGAAACCAGCGCGCCTGCCGTCACGTCAAAACCTTATCCCATCGCCTCTTTGACGAGCTCATCGGCGGCTTCGGCCAACAACTCGTCCGCAGCTTCGCCATAAACTGACTCGCGGCCGATTTCCAGCATCACGGGGACGGCGAGCGGGGAGACATGGTCGAGTTCCCGGTGGGTGATGCGGCCCTGGATGCGGGCGAGCATGCCGCCGAGACGGCGCAGATCGAGCAGGCCGGTGGCGGCGTCGGAACGCGCGGCGCGCAGCAGGACGTGGTCGGCCTGGTGTTTTCGCAGGACGTCGTAGACGAGGTCAGTGGAAAACAGCACCTGGCGGCGGCTCTTGTCCTCGTCGGTGAAGCGGCGCGCGATCAGGCCGGAGATCAGCGCGCAATTGCGAAACGTGCGCTTCATCAGCGCGGACTCGGCGAGCCAGGCCTCGAGATCGTCGCCCAGCATGTCCGGATTGAACAGCGCATCGAGATCGAGCTCGCCGTTGCGGATCATGAAGGAGGCATCGCCGAGCCCCCAGATCGCCACCGCATATTCATTGGCGACGAAACCGAGCGGCCGGGCGCGGGCGCGCTCCAGCCGTCGCGTCAAGAGCATGCCGAGCGTCTGGTGCGCGAGGCGACCCTCGAAGGGATAGCAGATCAGGTAATGCTTGCTGCCGCGTGGAAAGGTCTCCACCAGCAGCTCGCGCACGCCGGGCACGCGCGAGACGTCCTTTTGCTGCGACAGCCAGTCGCGCACCTGCTCGGGCAGGCCATTCCAGGCGCGCTTGTCATCAAGGATGCGGCGCACGCGTTCGGCCAGATAAGTCGAGAGCGGAAACTTGCCGCCCATATAGGACGGCACCTTCGGGTCCTTGTCGTTGGCGCGGGAGACGTAGACTTGGTCCTCGGCCAAGGCTTCGTAGCGCACCACCTCGCCGCCGAACACAAAGGTGTCGCCGGCGGTCAGGCCCTCGATGAAATATTCCTCGATCTCGCCGAGGATGCGGCCGCCGCGCGCGATGGCGCCGGTCGAGCCTCCACCGATTCCTTGGCCGGTGGAACGTCCCCGCACCAGCCGCACCTTCAGCATCGGCTCCTCGACGATGGTGCCGACGTTGAGGCGATAGCTCTGGCGTACCTTTGGATTGGCGACGCGCCAGCGACCCTGCTTGTCCTGCTTGATGCGGGCGAAGCGCTCGTAGGTTTTCAATGCGTAACCGCCGGTGGCGACGAAATCGACGACGTCGTCGAAATCCTGCCGCGCGAGATCAGCGTATGGCGCCGCCGTGAGCACCTCGTCGTAGAGATCATCGCTCAGGAACGGCTCGCCGCAGGCGCGGCCGAGCACGTGCTGGGCCAGCACGTCGAGGGCGCCGGTGCGCAAGGGCGGCGTGTCCTGCGCATTCTCCGCAATCGCATCGATCGCGGCGCGGCACTCCAGCACCTCGAAACGATTGGCCGGCACCAGCACCGCGCGCGAGGCCTCGTCGAGGCGGTGGTTGGCGCGGCCGATGCGCTGCATCAGTCGCGACGACCCCTTGGGCGCGCCGATATTGACGACGAGATCGACATCGCCCCAGTCGATGCCGAGGTCGAGCGAGGAGGTGCAGACCACGCCGCGCAGCTTGCCGGCCGACATGGCCTCCTCGACCTTGCGGCGCTGGGCGACGTCGAGCGAGCCGTGATGCAGCGCGATCGCAAGATTGTCGTCGTTCATGCGCCAGAGATCCTGGAACAGCATCTCGGCCTGGCTGCGGGTGTTGACGAAGACGAGCGTGGTCTTGTTCTGCTTGATCAGGTCGTAGACTTCGGCGAGCGCGTGGCGCGCGCCGTGGCCGGCCCAGGGCAGACGCTCACGCGTATCCAGCATCTCGACCTGCGGCGCTGCGGCGCCGCCGGCGACGACGATCTCGGCGGCCGCTTCCTGGCCGCCGGGCTGCGGCACCAGGAAGCGGGCGAGCTGGTCGGGCTCGGCCACGGTCGCCGACAGGCCGATCGCGCGCATCTGCGGGGCGAGACGCCAGAGTCGCGCCAGGCCCAGCGAGAGCAGATCGCCGCGCTTGGACGTCACCAAAGCGTGGAGCTCGTCGAGCACGATGCGCTTGAGCGAGGAGAACAGGAACGGCGCGTCGTCGGAGGAGAGCAGGAGCGCAAGCTGCTCCGGCGTGGTCAACAAGATGTCCGGCGGATAGCGCCGCTGCCGCTGCCGCCGCGACACCGGCGTATCGCCGGTGCGGGTCTCGACCTTGATCGGCAGCGCCATCTCCGCGATGGGACGCTCGAGGTTGCGCGCGATGTCGACGGCGAGCGCCTTGAGCGGCGAGATATAGAGGGTGTGGAGGCCGGCGGAGCGTTGCACGCTGCGGCCGGTGGAGACCACCGATTTCGCCGGCGCCGCAGAGCTCAGCTCCACCAGCGTCGGCAAAAACCCCGCCAGCGTCTTGCCGGCGCCGGTCGGCGCGATCAGCAGTGCGCTGGCGTCCTCGCGCGCCTTCTCCAGCAGCGCGAGCTGATGCTCACGCGGCGACCAGCCGCGCGCCGCAAACCATTGCTGGAAGCGGTCGGGCAGCGGCGCGGCCGGCTCGGCCGATAGTTTGAGGATACGGGGCGGCACGGCATGACAGGTAAGCCGTGCGGACGGGTTCGTCGAGGGGGTGGCTTCTTCTTCGCCTCTCCCCGCCTGCGGGGAGTCTCGTAGGGTGGGCAAAGCGAAGCGTGCCCACCATTTCTACCGGGACACTCAGAGAGATGGTGGGCACGGCGCTACGCGCCTTTGCCCAGCCTACGGCACCTCGATCGCGGCCCCTTACTCCGACATCGGCGTGTCGGAGATGTCCCAGTCCTTGCCGCTGAAGATCGAGATGTAGAGTGTCTTCATCGGCGTGTAGTCGTCCGGCGTGTAGCTGTAGGTGACGCCGTCGAGGAAATAGGGCGAGTGGAAGCCGTTGAGGTTCGAGGCCTGCTTCAGCACGTTGGCGCGGGTGAGGTCGTCGCCGCAGCGGCGCAGGATCTCGCCCATGGTGACGGCCTGGCCGTAGCCGGCAAAGGCGATGGTGTTGTCAGGGTCAATGGTCGGGATGTATTTCTTGCGCAGCTCCTCGAACGCCATGACGTCCGGGTCCTTCTCCCATTTGGGCAGGCCGACCTCCTTGTTGTAGCGGATGGCGACGATGCCGGCGGCGTTCTCGAGCCCTGCAGCATTGAGGATCGAGCGGCCCGTTGAGCCCGCCGACAGCAATTGCAACGGCTTCCAGCCGAGCTCGGCGACCTTCCGGATCGACTGGGACGTCGCCTTGCCGGTGGTGATGTTGTAGAAGACGTCCGCGCCGGATTTCGAGAGATTGATGAGCTGGGAATCGACCGTGGGATCGCTGAGATCGTAGGTCTGCTCCATGATGACAGATGCGGTGCCGCCGGCATCGGCCAGCACCTTCTTGAACGGGCCGAGGAAGTCGCGGCCGAAATCGTCGTTCTGGTAGAGGATGCCGATCCTGGCGTTCGGTTTCACGGCAACGACGTGGCGCGCCAGGATGCGCGCCTCGGTCGGATAGAGCGGCAGGCCCGCCATCGTCCATTTGAACTCTTTCGGGTTATTCCACTTCGACGCGCCGGTGTTGAGGAGGAGTTGCGGCACACCCTTCGCGTTCAGATATTTGTGCACGGAGGTCTGCGGCGCGGTGCCGAGCGAGCCGTAGAGCGCCAGCACCTCCTCCTGCTCGACCAGACGCCGCGTCGCCTCGACGCATTTCGGCGCGCTGTAGGCGTCATCCATGGTGAGGAATTTGATCTTGCGTCCGTTGATGCCGCCCTTCTCGTTCAGCATCTGAAAATAGGCTTCGCCTATGCGCCCGAGCACGCCGTAGAGCGAGCCGGGGCCGGAATGCGGCACGGTCTGGCCGATCTTGATCTCGGTGTCGCTGGCGCCGGCATCGTATTTCTTCTCCGCAGCCCAGACGTAAGGCGCGGGCAGCACGGATGCGGCGATGGTGGCGAGCGCGGCGGCGCTGACATCGCGCCGCGATGGATTTGTCGTCATTGTTATTTCTCTCCCTGGTGCGCGCATTGTGCTGGGAACGCAGCGCCGCTCGCAAGTGGGAAGTCATCGCTTTGCGACGGAATGACGCTCAGATCGCAAGGAGCTAGCGCCTAGACTCAAGTTTTCTCGGCCACGACGACGAGGCCGCGCACCGGCTCGTTGTTCTCGTTGCGCGGCGAGCAGGGCTCCAGCGTGAGCAGCTTGAGCCCGGCCTTCGCGATCGCGCCGCGCGCATATTCCGCCGAATGGGCATAGCGCAGGCCTTCGCCGAGCACGATGCCATCGCCCGCATGCGTTTCCAGCGTGAAGGCGAGCACGCCGCCCGATGCGAGCACGCGCCTGGCTTCGCTCAGCACCGGCGCGAGATCGGAGAGATAGACGAAGGCGTCCGCGGCAACGACGAGGTTGGCGCTCGCGTCAGCCTTGCCGTGCAGGCCTTCGATCATGTCGGCGACCTCGAGCTCGGCATAGAGCCCGGTGGCGCGCGCCTCCTTGATCATGCCGGGCGACAGATCGATGCCGATGAAATGGTCGACCTGCTTTGCGAAGGCCGCCGCCGCAAGCCCGGTGCCGCAGCCGAGATCGATGGTGCGCTTGAAAAAGGCGGGCTTCTTCGCGGCGACGCGCGCGGCGAGCACCGCCTTGAAGATCAGCGACGGCGCGCGATAGCCGAGATCGTTGATCAGGGCGTGCTCGAAGCGCGGCGCGTATTGGTCGAACAGCGCCTGCACATAGGCCTTGGGCATTTCGGCGAGCTGCGCATCGCCGAGCCGGATCAGATGCAGGCCGGCACCGTGCTGGTCCTCGGGATCGGAGTCGCGGGCTTTGCGAAACGCCGCGATCGCCTTGTCGCGCTCGCCGAGCTGGAGGCGGATTTCGCCGAGCGTGAACCAGGCCGAGGTGAAGGTCGGCGCAAGCTCGATGGCCTGCTCCAGCAGGTCGGCGGCGGCGGACAGGTCGCCCTTGAGCTGGAGGTCGCGCGCGAACTCGAAACGGCGGTCGGCCATGAGATCGCCGGAGGTCAGGAACAGGCGGAGCGGCATTTTGAAACCAGGGAACGACTCGAAGAAGGCGCGGCGCAGCCTATATGACAAACATGCGTCCGCAAGACATCCTGCTGCCATCTGCTGCCGGCCTGTGCTGCAAGCCCGGCGGCTTCCACATCGATCCGGTCCGCACCGTGGAGCGGGCCGTGATCACGCATGGCCATTCCGACCATGCCCGCGCCGGCCATGGCGCCGTGCTGGCGACGCAGGAGACGCTCGACATGATGCGGCTGCGCTATGGCGAGAATTTCGCCGGCTCGACGCAAGCGATTCGCTATGGCGAGGAGATCCGGCTCGGCGACGTCAGTGTGAAATTCCATCCGGCCGGCCATGTGCTGGGATCGGCGCAGATCGCGGTGACAGCCAAGGACACCTGCATCGTCGCCTCCGGCGACTACAAGGACGCGCCTGACCCGACCTGCACGCCGTTCGAGCTCGTGCCCTGCGACGTCTTCATCACCGAGGCCACGTTTGGCCTGCCGGTGTTCCGGCATGGCGATGCGGCCGATGAGCTGAAGAAGCTGCTGGCCTCGGTCGCGCTGTTTCCGGAGCGCGCGCATCTGGTCGGCGCCTATTCGCTCGGCAAGGCGCAGCGCGTGATCGCGCTATTGCGCCAGGCCGGCTACGACGCGCCGATCTATCTGCATGGCGCGATGGAGAAGATCACACACTACTACCAGAGCCGCGGCATCGCACTCGGCGAGCTCAGGCCTGTGGCCGGCATGAAGAAGGCGGCGCTCGCCGGGACCATCACGCTGGCGCCGCCGTCTGCGACAGCCGACATCTGGACACGGCGCTTTCTGGACCCCGTCACCGCATTTGCGTCGGGATGGATGCGCGTGCGCGCGCGGGCGCGGCAGGGCGGCGTCGAATTGCCGCTGGTGATTTCCGACCACGCCGATTGGGATGGCCTCACCGCGACGATCGCGGCGACCGGCGCCGGCGAGATCTGGGTCACCCACGGTCAGGAAGACGCGCTGGTGCATTGGTGCAAATCACAAGGCTTGCGCGCCCAACCGCTCGATCTGGTTGGCTATGGCGACGAGGACGAGAACGAGACGCCGGTCGCGGCGAAGGGCGAGGCATGAACCGCTTCGCCGAACTCCTGGACCGCCTCGCCTACGAGCCCGGCCGCAACAACAAGCTGCGGCTGATCACCAGCTATTTCCGCGAGGTTGGCGATCCAGACCGCGGCTATGCGCTGGCGGCGCTCACCGGCGCGCTCAGCTTCAAGCATGCCAAGCCGGCCCTGATCCGCGATCTGATTGCGGCGCGCACGGATGAGGTGCTGTTCGGGCTGTCGTATGACTACGTCGGCGACCTCTCGGAGACGGTCGCGCTGATGTGGCCGAAGGCGGCGATGGCGGCCCACAACAACCCACCTCCTCCCACCCTGACCGACGTCGTCACCACGCTGCGCACGCTCGGCAAGACCGAGCTGCCAAAGCAGCTCGAGCGCTGGCTCGACGAGCTCGACGAGACCGGCCGCTGGGCGTTGTTGAAGCTCGTCACCGGGGCGCTGCGCATCGGCATCTCCGCACGCCTGGCGAAGACCGCGGCGGCCGCGCTCGGCGACAAGGACCCGCACGAGGTCGAGCTGATCTGGCCGGGTCTTTCGCCACCCTATCTCGATTTGTTTGCCTGGCTGGAAGGCCGCGCGGAAAAGCCCGTCAATCGCGATCCCGCACCGTTCCGCCCGGTGATGCTGGCGCATGCGATCGAGGATACCGATTTCGCCGCACTAGATCCCGCCGACTACGTCGCCGAATGGAAATGGGACGGCATCCGCGTGCAGGCGGTCGCAGG is part of the Bradyrhizobium commune genome and harbors:
- a CDS encoding ABC transporter substrate-binding protein, which gives rise to MTTNPSRRDVSAAALATIAASVLPAPYVWAAEKKYDAGASDTEIKIGQTVPHSGPGSLYGVLGRIGEAYFQMLNEKGGINGRKIKFLTMDDAYSAPKCVEATRRLVEQEEVLALYGSLGTAPQTSVHKYLNAKGVPQLLLNTGASKWNNPKEFKWTMAGLPLYPTEARILARHVVAVKPNARIGILYQNDDFGRDFLGPFKKVLADAGGTASVIMEQTYDLSDPTVDSQLINLSKSGADVFYNITTGKATSQSIRKVAELGWKPLQLLSAGSTGRSILNAAGLENAAGIVAIRYNKEVGLPKWEKDPDVMAFEELRKKYIPTIDPDNTIAFAGYGQAVTMGEILRRCGDDLTRANVLKQASNLNGFHSPYFLDGVTYSYTPDDYTPMKTLYISIFSGKDWDISDTPMSE
- a CDS encoding class I SAM-dependent DNA methyltransferase; the encoded protein is MPLRLFLTSGDLMADRRFEFARDLQLKGDLSAAADLLEQAIELAPTFTSAWFTLGEIRLQLGERDKAIAAFRKARDSDPEDQHGAGLHLIRLGDAQLAEMPKAYVQALFDQYAPRFEHALINDLGYRAPSLIFKAVLAARVAAKKPAFFKRTIDLGCGTGLAAAAFAKQVDHFIGIDLSPGMIKEARATGLYAELEVADMIEGLHGKADASANLVVAADAFVYLSDLAPVLSEARRVLASGGVLAFTLETHAGDGIVLGEGLRYAHSAEYARGAIAKAGLKLLTLEPCSPRNENNEPVRGLVVVAEKT
- a CDS encoding ligase-associated DNA damage response exonuclease, with the protein product MRPQDILLPSAAGLCCKPGGFHIDPVRTVERAVITHGHSDHARAGHGAVLATQETLDMMRLRYGENFAGSTQAIRYGEEIRLGDVSVKFHPAGHVLGSAQIAVTAKDTCIVASGDYKDAPDPTCTPFELVPCDVFITEATFGLPVFRHGDAADELKKLLASVALFPERAHLVGAYSLGKAQRVIALLRQAGYDAPIYLHGAMEKITHYYQSRGIALGELRPVAGMKKAALAGTITLAPPSATADIWTRRFLDPVTAFASGWMRVRARARQGGVELPLVISDHADWDGLTATIAATGAGEIWVTHGQEDALVHWCKSQGLRAQPLDLVGYGDEDENETPVAAKGEA